In Aptenodytes patagonicus chromosome 6, bAptPat1.pri.cur, whole genome shotgun sequence, one genomic interval encodes:
- the LOC143162258 gene encoding hyccin 2 isoform X1 has product MLGLERGVVEEWLSEFKALPETQITSYAATLHRKKTLVPALYKVIQDPNNELLEPVCHQLFELYRSSEVRLKRFTLQFLPELIWVYLRLTASRDRQSNGCIEALLLGIYNLEIADKDGNNKVLSFTIPSLSKPSIYHEPSTIGSMALTEGALCQHDLIRVVYSDLHPQRETFTAQNRFEVLSFLMLCYNSAIVYMPASSYQSLCRMGSRLCVSGFPRQHEKRWKEHCGRVVLDPDFMVQLLTGVYYAIYNGQWDLGQEVLEDIIYRAQLELYSQPLLVANAMKNSLPFDAPDASQEGQKVLKVEVTPTVPRISRTAITTASIRRHRWRREDGFDFSNEADSSIPGSPIQHGSTDLGIKREQEGEVLMRRTPEHGFPEPTLAAATTEDAEGVNGREESVNLNDADEGFSSGASLSSQPVGTKPLSSVSQKGSLRKTASGRSAKDKETSSAAKSNESPRDSVARKQYMHQSTDLGADIIEMTPTKKHLSLPAGQVVPKANSLSLIRTASASSSKSFDYVNGSQAGSSVGAGTEGVTNLAAGNTNRFSTISLQEDRLGQAGEGKDLLPPGAPLTKQSRSPSFNMQLISQV; this is encoded by the exons atgctGGGATTAGAACGAGGTGTTGTGGAAGAATGGCTGTCAGAATTCAAG gcatTACCTGAAACACAAATTACCAGCTATGCAGCTACATTGCACCGAAAAAAAACACTGGTACCAGCTCTTTATAAAGTCATTCAAGACCCAAATAATGAG CTCCTGGAGCCTGTTTGCCACCAGCTCTTTGAACTTTATCGTAGTTCTGAAGTTCGGCTCAAGAGATTCACATTGCAATTTTTGCCAGAGTTGATCTGGGTATATCTGCGTCTTACTGCCAGCAGGGATAGGCAGAGTAATGGTTGCATTGAAGCATTGCTGCTTGGCATTTACAACTTG gaAATTGCTGACAAAGATGGAAACAACAAAGTTTTATCTTTCACCATCCCTTCATTATCTAAACCCTCAATATATCATGAG CCCTCTACTATTGGATCCATGGCTTTAACTGAAGGAGCTCTATGTCAGCATGATCTCATCAGGGTAGTTTACAGTGATCTTCATCCTCAAAGAGAAACCTTCACAGCACAGAACCG GTTTGAGGTGCTGAGCTTTCTTATGCTGTGCTACAATTCTGCTATTGTCTATATGCCTGCCTCTTCTTACCAATCACTTTGTAGGATGGGTTCCAG GCTGTGTGTGAGTGGATTTCCACGGCAGCATGAGAAGCGCTGGAAAGAACACTGTGGCAGAGTGGTGTTAGACCCTGACTTCATGGTGCAGCTGCTCACAGGTGTCTATTACGCCAT aTATAATGGTCAGTGGGATCTTGGCCAGGAGGTATTGGAGGACATCATTTACAGAGCACAGCTTGAACTCTACTCACAGCCTCTGCTG GTTGCAAATGCCATGAAGAACTCACTGCCCTTTGATGCTCCTGATGCATCACAAGAAGGCCAGAAGGTACTGAAAGTAGAAGTTACTCCGACAGTGCCGAGGATTTCTCGGACTGCTATTACAACAGCTTCTATCCGTCGTCAtcgctggagaagagaag ATGGCTTTGACTTCTCAAACGAGGCTGACTCAAGCATACCTGGCTCACCGATCCAACACGGCTCCACAGACCTAGGGATCAAACGTGAGcaagagggggaggtgctgatgcGCAGGACCCCTGAGCATGGCTTCCCGGAGCCCACCttggcagcagccacaacagagG aTGCTGAAGGTGTAAATGGAAGAGAGGAATCCGTGAACCTTAATGATGCTGATGAAGGATTTTCATCAGGAGCTTCCCTCAGCAGCCAGCCAGTTGGGACCAAACCTCTATCATCTGTATCCCAAAAGGGCAGCTTAAGGAAAACAGCAAGTGGGCGTTCTGCTAAGGATAAGGAAACCTCTTCTGCAGCAAAATCCAATGAGAGCCCTCGAGATTCAGTAGCTCGGAAGCAGTACATGCACCaatccactgaccttggtgcagATATAATTGAGATGACACCTACTAAGAAACACCTCAGCCTGCCTGCTGGGCAGGTGGTGCCAAAAGCCAACAGTTTGAGCCTGATCAGGACCGCCAGTGCTTCCTCCAGTAAATCATTTGACTATGTGAATGGCAGTCAAGCAGGCTCCAGCGTTGGAGCTGGTACAGAGGGTGTTACTAATCTAGCAGCTGGCAACACCAATCGGTTTTCAACTATCAGCCTACAGGAGGACCGACTAGGCCAAGCTGGGGAAGGTAAAGATCTCCTTCCCCCAGGAGCTCCCCTAACCAAGCAGTCTCGATCTCCAAGTTTCAATATGCAGCTGATATCCCAGGTGTAA
- the LOC143162258 gene encoding hyccin 2 isoform X3: MLGLERGVVEEWLSEFKALPETQITSYAATLHRKKTLVPALYKVIQDPNNELLEPVCHQLFELYRSSEVRLKRFTLQFLPELIWVYLRLTASRDRQSNGCIEALLLGIYNLEIADKDGNNKVLSFTIPSLSKPSIYHEPSTIGSMALTEGALCQHDLIRVVYSDLHPQRETFTAQNRFEVLSFLMLCYNSAIVYMPASSYQSLCRMGSRLCVSGFPRQHEKRWKEHCGRVVLDPDFMVQLLTGVYYAIYNGQWDLGQEVLEDIIYRAQLELYSQPLLVANAMKNSLPFDAPDASQEGQKVLKVEVTPTVPRISRTAITTASIRRHRWRREDAEGVNGREESVNLNDADEGFSSGASLSSQPVGTKPLSSVSQKGSLRKTASGRSAKDKETSSAAKSNESPRDSVARKQYMHQSTDLGADIIEMTPTKKHLSLPAGQVVPKANSLSLIRTASASSSKSFDYVNGSQAGSSVGAGTEGVTNLAAGNTNRFSTISLQEDRLGQAGEGKDLLPPGAPLTKQSRSPSFNMQLISQV; this comes from the exons atgctGGGATTAGAACGAGGTGTTGTGGAAGAATGGCTGTCAGAATTCAAG gcatTACCTGAAACACAAATTACCAGCTATGCAGCTACATTGCACCGAAAAAAAACACTGGTACCAGCTCTTTATAAAGTCATTCAAGACCCAAATAATGAG CTCCTGGAGCCTGTTTGCCACCAGCTCTTTGAACTTTATCGTAGTTCTGAAGTTCGGCTCAAGAGATTCACATTGCAATTTTTGCCAGAGTTGATCTGGGTATATCTGCGTCTTACTGCCAGCAGGGATAGGCAGAGTAATGGTTGCATTGAAGCATTGCTGCTTGGCATTTACAACTTG gaAATTGCTGACAAAGATGGAAACAACAAAGTTTTATCTTTCACCATCCCTTCATTATCTAAACCCTCAATATATCATGAG CCCTCTACTATTGGATCCATGGCTTTAACTGAAGGAGCTCTATGTCAGCATGATCTCATCAGGGTAGTTTACAGTGATCTTCATCCTCAAAGAGAAACCTTCACAGCACAGAACCG GTTTGAGGTGCTGAGCTTTCTTATGCTGTGCTACAATTCTGCTATTGTCTATATGCCTGCCTCTTCTTACCAATCACTTTGTAGGATGGGTTCCAG GCTGTGTGTGAGTGGATTTCCACGGCAGCATGAGAAGCGCTGGAAAGAACACTGTGGCAGAGTGGTGTTAGACCCTGACTTCATGGTGCAGCTGCTCACAGGTGTCTATTACGCCAT aTATAATGGTCAGTGGGATCTTGGCCAGGAGGTATTGGAGGACATCATTTACAGAGCACAGCTTGAACTCTACTCACAGCCTCTGCTG GTTGCAAATGCCATGAAGAACTCACTGCCCTTTGATGCTCCTGATGCATCACAAGAAGGCCAGAAGGTACTGAAAGTAGAAGTTACTCCGACAGTGCCGAGGATTTCTCGGACTGCTATTACAACAGCTTCTATCCGTCGTCAtcgctggagaagagaag aTGCTGAAGGTGTAAATGGAAGAGAGGAATCCGTGAACCTTAATGATGCTGATGAAGGATTTTCATCAGGAGCTTCCCTCAGCAGCCAGCCAGTTGGGACCAAACCTCTATCATCTGTATCCCAAAAGGGCAGCTTAAGGAAAACAGCAAGTGGGCGTTCTGCTAAGGATAAGGAAACCTCTTCTGCAGCAAAATCCAATGAGAGCCCTCGAGATTCAGTAGCTCGGAAGCAGTACATGCACCaatccactgaccttggtgcagATATAATTGAGATGACACCTACTAAGAAACACCTCAGCCTGCCTGCTGGGCAGGTGGTGCCAAAAGCCAACAGTTTGAGCCTGATCAGGACCGCCAGTGCTTCCTCCAGTAAATCATTTGACTATGTGAATGGCAGTCAAGCAGGCTCCAGCGTTGGAGCTGGTACAGAGGGTGTTACTAATCTAGCAGCTGGCAACACCAATCGGTTTTCAACTATCAGCCTACAGGAGGACCGACTAGGCCAAGCTGGGGAAGGTAAAGATCTCCTTCCCCCAGGAGCTCCCCTAACCAAGCAGTCTCGATCTCCAAGTTTCAATATGCAGCTGATATCCCAGGTGTAA